The following are from one region of the Synechococcus sp. CBW1108 genome:
- a CDS encoding FAD-dependent monooxygenase has protein sequence MVHPNPVFRAQVLGAGPTGALAALALARAGWQVRICDPLPASALLERNRAYAFSHSSQRLLSQMGLWSSLEQVMVPFRRLELVDLAVERQVGFTPADLGPGPANAPPSATLSSTAVGWIAQHQQLLPPLLAALAADPAVVLELGSPPAQSSLPPPDLVVAADGPHSPSRAALGIGALHWAYSQNCLTCLVQLRGSANDQAWELLRPEGPFAVLPLGDGIFQLVWSAPARRCRQLESLGDGAFLDALAGALPDGLQPDALLDAPRAYPAGLLLAHSLHRGRTVLVGESGHRCHPVGGQGLNLCWRDVAQLQRLAGQVVAGRLAVERLPAAYGRRRWPDLLLTLLATDLLVRLFSNRSPLLLPIRHLALVLLARLPPLRQLALAAMTHGPCQLLRQ, from the coding sequence ATGGTCCATCCCAATCCGGTTTTCCGGGCCCAGGTGCTGGGGGCCGGTCCCACCGGTGCCCTGGCGGCCCTGGCGCTCGCCCGGGCCGGCTGGCAGGTGCGCATCTGTGATCCCCTGCCGGCCTCGGCCCTGCTGGAGCGCAACCGCGCCTATGCCTTCAGCCACTCCAGCCAGCGATTGCTCTCCCAAATGGGGCTGTGGAGCTCCCTGGAGCAGGTCATGGTTCCTTTTCGCCGCCTGGAGCTGGTTGACCTGGCTGTTGAGCGCCAGGTGGGCTTCACCCCGGCTGATCTTGGCCCGGGCCCGGCAAACGCCCCCCCCTCAGCCACCCTTTCATCCACCGCAGTGGGTTGGATAGCCCAGCATCAGCAGCTTCTGCCGCCCTTGCTGGCGGCCCTTGCGGCCGATCCCGCCGTGGTTCTCGAGCTGGGCTCTCCACCGGCCCAGTCGTCCCTGCCGCCGCCAGATCTGGTGGTTGCCGCCGACGGCCCCCACTCCCCCAGCCGGGCGGCCCTGGGAATCGGCGCCCTGCACTGGGCCTACTCCCAGAATTGCCTTACCTGTCTGGTGCAGCTGCGCGGCAGCGCCAACGACCAGGCCTGGGAGCTGTTGCGGCCCGAGGGGCCCTTTGCGGTGCTGCCCCTGGGAGACGGCATATTCCAGCTGGTCTGGAGTGCGCCGGCCCGCCGCTGCCGCCAGCTGGAGAGCCTTGGCGATGGGGCTTTCCTTGACGCCCTGGCTGGCGCCCTGCCGGATGGGCTCCAGCCCGATGCCCTGCTGGATGCCCCCCGGGCCTATCCGGCGGGCCTGCTGCTGGCCCACAGCCTGCATCGAGGCCGCACCGTGCTGGTGGGCGAGAGCGGCCATCGCTGCCATCCGGTAGGCGGACAGGGGCTCAACCTCTGCTGGCGTGACGTGGCCCAGCTCCAGCGTCTGGCGGGGCAGGTGGTGGCTGGCCGGTTGGCGGTGGAGCGGCTACCTGCGGCCTATGGCCGCCGCCGCTGGCCCGACCTGCTGCTCACCCTGCTGGCTACCGACCTGTTGGTAAGGCTCTTCTCCAACCGTTCGCCCCTGCTTCTGCCCATCCGCCACCTGGCCCTGGTGCTTTTGGCTCGCCTGCCACCTCTGAGGCAGCTGGCCCTGGCGGCGATGACCCACGGACCTTGCCAGCTGTTGCGCCAATGA
- a CDS encoding high light inducible protein: MTQATPAVTAATIRGATVTTEDGGRLNAFATEPRMEVVSSESGWGFHERAEKLNGRMAMLGFIALLITEFALGGESFTRGLLGIG; this comes from the coding sequence ATGACCCAGGCCACTCCCGCAGTCACCGCTGCCACCATCAGGGGCGCCACCGTCACCACCGAAGACGGGGGCCGCCTCAATGCCTTCGCCACCGAGCCCCGGATGGAAGTGGTCTCCAGCGAAAGCGGCTGGGGCTTCCACGAGCGCGCTGAAAAGCTCAACGGCCGCATGGCCATGCTCGGTTTCATTGCCCTGCTGATCACCGAATTTGCCCTGGGCGGCGAATCCTTCACCCGCGGTCTGCTCGGCATCGGCTGA
- the dapB gene encoding 4-hydroxy-tetrahydrodipicolinate reductase, which translates to MAPAPAPAAPIPVVVAGALGRMGAEVIKALHAAPDCQLVAAIDTTSGKEGADVGLELGLGELQVAITSDFEGALCQASQAARSGGAAVLVDFTHPSVVYEHSRGAIAYGVHPVIGTTGLSSEQLADLAAFAEKAGVGGAVIPNFSVGMVLLQQAAAAAARFYDYAELTELHHNRKADAPSGTCIKTAELIEELGKAFNPQQVEEHETLAGCRGGLRESGLRLHSIRLPGLVAHQEVLFGAPGETYTLRHDTIERSAYMPGVLLTVRKVRQLGGLVYGLERLL; encoded by the coding sequence ATGGCTCCTGCCCCTGCCCCCGCTGCCCCGATCCCCGTGGTGGTGGCCGGAGCCCTGGGCCGCATGGGCGCAGAGGTGATCAAGGCCCTCCATGCCGCGCCCGACTGCCAGCTCGTGGCAGCGATCGACACCACCTCCGGCAAGGAGGGCGCCGATGTGGGCCTGGAGCTCGGCCTGGGGGAGCTCCAGGTGGCGATTACCAGCGATTTTGAGGGGGCCCTCTGCCAGGCCAGCCAGGCCGCCCGCAGCGGCGGGGCTGCCGTGCTGGTGGATTTCACCCACCCCTCGGTGGTCTACGAGCACAGCCGCGGCGCCATCGCCTACGGGGTGCACCCGGTGATCGGCACTACCGGTCTCTCGAGCGAGCAGCTGGCCGATCTGGCTGCGTTTGCCGAGAAGGCGGGGGTGGGTGGGGCCGTGATCCCCAACTTCTCAGTCGGCATGGTGCTGCTGCAGCAGGCCGCTGCCGCCGCCGCCCGCTTCTACGACTACGCCGAACTCACCGAGCTGCACCACAACCGCAAGGCCGATGCCCCCAGTGGCACCTGCATCAAGACCGCCGAGCTGATCGAGGAGCTGGGCAAAGCCTTCAACCCCCAGCAGGTGGAGGAGCACGAAACCCTGGCGGGCTGCCGCGGTGGGCTGCGCGAGAGCGGTCTGCGGCTCCATTCGATTCGCCTGCCGGGCCTGGTGGCCCACCAAGAGGTGCTGTTTGGCGCGCCCGGGGAGACCTACACCTTGCGCCACGACACGATCGAACGCTCCGCTTACATGCCGGGGGTTCTGCTCACCGTGCGAAAGGTGCGCCAGCTGGGTGGGCTGGTGTATGGCCTGGAGCGGCTGTTGTGA
- a CDS encoding magnesium chelatase subunit H has protein sequence MFTQVRSTNRRISPGEVNGRAVMKAVYVVLEPQYQHALTQAANSLNDQNGPLAIELSGYLIEELRDPQNYADFQADVAAADVFIASLIFIEDLAQKVVEAVAPHRDRLKAAVVFPSMPEVMRLNKLGTFSMAQLGQSKSAIASFMKKRKEAGGAGFQDAMLKLLNTLPTVLKYLPVEKAQDARSFMLSFQYWLGGTPDNLRNFLLMLADKYVFPRADSDRAAVVVAEPEVFPDLGIWHPLAPVMFTDLKEYLNWTSSRTDLSEKALQGPLIGLVLQRSHIVTGDEAHYVAIIQELEYRGARVIPVFCGGLDFTKPVNAFFYDPLNPDVPLVDGVVSLTGFALVGGPARQDHPKAIEVLQKLNRPYMVALPLVFQTTQEWEESDLGLHPVQVALQIAIPELDGAIEPIVLSGRDDATGKAHTLQDRVEAIAERSIRWASLRVKPRAVKKLAITVFSFPPDKGNVGTAAYLDVFGSIHRVLEEMKLKGYDVQNLPPTAKALMEAVINDPEALQGAPELSIAHRMSVTEYEQLTPYSERLEENWGNPPGNLNSDGTNLLIYGRHFGNVFVGVQPTFGYEGDPMRLLYSRSASPHHGFAAYYTYLEKVWQADAVLHFGTHGSLEFMPGKQMGMSETCYPDSLIGALPNLYYYAANNPSEATIAKRRGYASTISYLTPPAENAGLYRGLKEMGELVGSYQQLRESSRGVQIVNAIVETARQCNLDKDVSLPELDAAQLNLDARDSVVGAVYRQLMEIESRLLPCGLHTIGKPPTAEEAIATLVNIAALERDEDGLRSLPALLAESRGRTIGDIYKGNDAGVLADVELNRVITEVCRAAVASMVKAVTGADGRVTLRQNFAWLFALLERFGFQLPSPWLSSCRAAGFPGVDQAELDKLFGYLRFCLEQICADMEMESLLKALDGEYVLPGPGGDPIRNPGVLPSGKNIHALDPQSIPTRAAIAAAKVVVDRLIERQKAEQGAWPETIACVLWGTDNIKTYGESLAQILWFIGVRPVADSLGRVNKLELITLEELGRPRIDVVVNCSGVFRDLFINQMGLIDQGVKMAAEADEPLDMNFVRRHALEQATAQGVSLRDAATRVFSNASGSYSSNVNLAVENSTWEQEDELQEMYLSRKTFAFNADNPGEMNQNREVFESAMKTADVTFQNLDSAEISLTDVSHYFDSDPTKLIAGLRDDGKAPASYIADTTTANAQVRSLSETIRLDSRTKLLNPKWYEGMLKSGYEGVREVAKRLNFTLGWSATSGAVDNFVYEDANDTFINDPEMRKRLMDLNPHSFRRIVGTLLEVNGRGYWETSDENIAQLQEIYQEIEDRIEGVTEA, from the coding sequence ATGTTCACGCAGGTTCGCTCCACCAACCGCCGCATCAGCCCCGGTGAGGTGAACGGCCGGGCCGTGATGAAGGCCGTGTATGTGGTGCTCGAACCCCAGTACCAGCACGCCCTCACCCAGGCGGCCAACTCGCTCAACGACCAGAACGGTCCCCTGGCGATCGAGCTGAGCGGTTACCTGATCGAGGAACTGCGCGACCCCCAGAACTACGCCGACTTCCAGGCCGATGTGGCCGCAGCGGACGTGTTCATCGCCTCGCTGATTTTCATCGAAGACCTGGCCCAGAAAGTGGTCGAGGCCGTTGCCCCCCACCGCGACCGGCTCAAGGCCGCCGTGGTGTTCCCCTCCATGCCGGAGGTGATGCGACTCAACAAGCTCGGTACCTTCTCGATGGCCCAGCTGGGCCAGAGCAAGAGCGCCATCGCCAGCTTCATGAAAAAGCGCAAGGAGGCCGGTGGCGCCGGCTTCCAGGACGCGATGTTGAAGCTGCTCAATACCCTGCCAACCGTTCTCAAATATCTGCCGGTGGAGAAGGCCCAGGACGCCCGCTCCTTCATGCTCAGTTTCCAGTATTGGCTGGGCGGCACGCCAGACAACCTGCGCAACTTCCTGTTGATGCTGGCCGACAAATACGTCTTCCCCCGGGCTGACAGCGATCGGGCCGCCGTGGTGGTGGCCGAGCCCGAGGTGTTCCCCGACCTGGGCATCTGGCACCCCCTGGCGCCGGTGATGTTCACCGACCTCAAGGAATACCTCAACTGGACCTCCAGTCGCACCGATCTCAGCGAAAAGGCGCTCCAGGGTCCGCTGATCGGCTTGGTGCTGCAGCGCAGCCACATCGTTACCGGCGATGAGGCCCACTACGTGGCGATCATCCAGGAACTGGAATACCGCGGCGCCCGCGTGATCCCGGTGTTCTGCGGCGGCCTCGATTTCACCAAGCCGGTGAATGCCTTCTTCTACGACCCGCTCAACCCCGATGTGCCCCTCGTCGATGGGGTGGTGTCGCTCACCGGCTTTGCCCTGGTGGGAGGCCCGGCCCGCCAGGACCACCCCAAGGCGATAGAGGTGCTCCAGAAGCTCAACCGCCCCTACATGGTGGCCCTGCCGCTGGTGTTCCAGACCACCCAGGAGTGGGAGGAGAGCGACCTGGGCCTGCATCCGGTGCAGGTGGCCCTGCAGATCGCCATCCCCGAGCTCGATGGCGCCATCGAGCCGATCGTGCTCAGCGGCCGCGACGACGCCACCGGCAAGGCCCACACCCTCCAAGACCGGGTGGAGGCCATCGCCGAACGCTCGATCCGCTGGGCCTCGCTGCGGGTAAAGCCCCGGGCCGTAAAGAAGCTGGCCATCACCGTATTCAGCTTCCCGCCAGACAAGGGCAACGTGGGCACCGCCGCCTACCTGGATGTGTTCGGTTCGATCCACCGGGTGCTGGAGGAGATGAAGCTCAAGGGCTACGACGTGCAGAACCTGCCGCCCACTGCCAAGGCCCTGATGGAGGCGGTGATCAACGACCCAGAAGCGCTTCAAGGGGCCCCGGAGCTCTCGATCGCCCACCGCATGAGCGTGACCGAATACGAGCAGCTCACCCCCTATTCCGAGCGGCTGGAGGAGAACTGGGGCAACCCCCCGGGCAACCTCAATTCCGACGGCACCAACCTGCTGATCTACGGCCGCCACTTCGGCAATGTGTTTGTAGGCGTGCAGCCCACCTTTGGCTATGAGGGCGACCCGATGCGGCTGCTCTACTCCCGCAGTGCCAGCCCCCACCACGGTTTTGCCGCCTACTACACCTATCTGGAGAAGGTGTGGCAGGCCGATGCGGTGCTGCACTTCGGCACCCATGGCTCGCTGGAGTTCATGCCCGGCAAGCAGATGGGCATGAGCGAAACCTGCTACCCCGATTCCCTGATCGGTGCCCTGCCAAACCTCTATTACTACGCGGCCAATAACCCGAGCGAGGCGACGATCGCCAAGCGGCGGGGCTACGCCTCCACGATCAGCTATCTCACCCCACCGGCAGAAAACGCCGGCCTGTATCGGGGTCTCAAGGAGATGGGCGAACTTGTGGGGTCCTACCAGCAGCTGCGGGAAAGTTCCCGCGGTGTGCAGATCGTCAACGCAATCGTCGAAACGGCGCGCCAGTGCAACCTCGACAAAGACGTAAGCCTGCCCGAGCTGGATGCGGCCCAGTTGAACCTGGACGCAAGGGATTCCGTAGTGGGTGCGGTGTACCGCCAGCTGATGGAGATCGAAAGCCGCCTGCTGCCCTGCGGCCTGCACACGATCGGCAAGCCCCCCACCGCGGAGGAGGCGATCGCCACCCTGGTGAACATCGCTGCCCTGGAGAGAGACGAAGACGGCCTGCGTTCCCTGCCGGCCCTGCTGGCCGAGAGCCGGGGCCGCACGATCGGCGACATCTACAAGGGCAATGACGCCGGCGTGCTCGCCGATGTGGAGCTCAACCGCGTCATCACCGAGGTGTGCCGTGCGGCGGTGGCTTCGATGGTGAAGGCCGTCACCGGCGCCGATGGCCGGGTAACCCTGCGCCAGAACTTCGCCTGGCTGTTCGCCCTGCTGGAGCGCTTCGGTTTCCAGCTGCCCAGCCCCTGGCTGAGTTCCTGCCGCGCGGCTGGCTTCCCAGGGGTGGATCAGGCCGAACTCGACAAATTGTTTGGCTACCTGCGCTTCTGCCTCGAGCAGATCTGCGCCGACATGGAAATGGAGAGCCTGCTCAAGGCCCTAGATGGCGAATACGTGCTGCCTGGCCCCGGTGGTGACCCGATCCGCAACCCCGGCGTGCTGCCCAGCGGCAAAAACATCCACGCCCTCGATCCCCAGTCGATCCCCACCAGAGCAGCGATTGCGGCCGCCAAGGTGGTGGTGGATCGGCTGATCGAGCGCCAGAAGGCGGAACAGGGGGCCTGGCCCGAAACAATCGCCTGCGTGCTCTGGGGCACCGACAACATCAAGACCTACGGCGAATCTCTGGCCCAGATCCTCTGGTTTATCGGCGTGCGGCCCGTGGCCGACTCTCTAGGCCGGGTAAACAAGCTGGAGCTGATCACCCTTGAGGAGCTGGGCAGGCCCCGCATCGATGTGGTGGTGAACTGCAGTGGGGTATTCCGCGACCTCTTCATCAACCAGATGGGCCTGATTGACCAGGGCGTGAAGATGGCAGCTGAGGCCGATGAGCCCCTGGATATGAACTTCGTGCGCCGCCACGCCCTTGAGCAGGCGACAGCCCAGGGCGTTTCCCTGAGGGATGCGGCTACACGGGTTTTCTCCAATGCCAGCGGCAGCTACAGCTCCAACGTCAACCTGGCGGTGGAGAACAGCACCTGGGAACAGGAGGATGAATTGCAGGAGATGTATCTCTCCCGCAAAACCTTTGCCTTCAATGCCGACAACCCGGGGGAGATGAATCAAAACCGCGAAGTGTTTGAATCAGCCATGAAGACGGCCGATGTTACCTTCCAAAACCTGGACTCCGCCGAAATCTCGCTCACCGATGTGAGTCACTACTTCGATTCCGATCCCACCAAGCTGATTGCGGGCCTGCGCGACGACGGCAAGGCCCCGGCCAGCTATATCGCCGACACCACCACAGCCAACGCCCAGGTGCGAAGCCTGAGCGAAACTATCCGCCTCGATTCACGCACCAAGCTGCTCAACCCCAAGTGGTATGAGGGCATGCTCAAAAGCGGCTATGAGGGCGTGCGGGAGGTGGCCAAAAGACTCAACTTCACCCTGGGTTGGAGTGCAACCAGTGGCGCGGTGGACAATTTCGTATATGAGGATGCCAATGACACCTTCATAAATGACCCGGAGATGCGCAAGCGGCTGATGGACCTCAATCCCCACAGCTTCCGCCGCATCGTGGGCACCCTGCTGGAAGTTAATGGCCGCGGCTACTGGGAAACCAGCGACGAAAACATCGCCCAACTCCAGGAGATCTACCAGGAGATCGAAGACCGCATTGAGGGGGTAACGGAGGCATAA
- a CDS encoding HEPN domain-containing protein has protein sequence MTPQEDARVLLALVDRHLQALRLNLDPAYPDEEWGFTAQQSVEKLLKARIVLDDQRPPFTHMLQELALLAGLELDPALLSLQPYEVEARYEEGPFPLCDDRSLILEQIMFLRSDVVKEACGPHQS, from the coding sequence ATGACTCCTCAAGAGGACGCCCGGGTGCTGCTTGCCCTCGTGGATCGCCATCTGCAGGCCCTGAGGCTGAACCTGGATCCCGCCTATCCCGATGAGGAGTGGGGTTTCACCGCCCAGCAGAGCGTGGAGAAGTTGCTGAAGGCTCGCATAGTGCTCGACGATCAGCGCCCTCCCTTCACGCACATGCTCCAGGAGTTGGCCCTGTTGGCGGGATTGGAACTGGATCCCGCCCTGCTCAGCCTCCAGCCCTATGAGGTGGAAGCTCGTTATGAAGAGGGTCCGTTTCCACTCTGTGATGATCGCAGCCTCATCCTCGAGCAGATCATGTTTTTGCGGAGTGATGTGGTCAAAGAGGCGTGCGGCCCGCATCAGTCGTAA
- a CDS encoding nucleotidyltransferase family protein produces MTSLALADWTTPQPFTLPDLGPGLEDGLQQRLEAALQQIAADATVQALVLFGSRATGTARPTSDVDLLVVERTPHLEGEAKVASWWRHFRPLQHLPISVDLVLSGSADAARLAGSRWHVISEAARHGVVLVVQP; encoded by the coding sequence ATGACCAGCCTCGCCCTCGCTGACTGGACCACACCCCAGCCCTTTACCCTGCCCGATTTGGGGCCAGGGCTGGAGGATGGGCTTCAGCAGCGTTTGGAGGCAGCCTTGCAGCAGATTGCTGCCGATGCCACGGTTCAGGCCTTGGTGCTGTTTGGCTCCCGCGCCACGGGCACGGCCAGGCCCACGTCGGATGTGGATCTGCTCGTGGTGGAGCGTACTCCCCATCTTGAGGGTGAGGCCAAGGTGGCCAGCTGGTGGCGCCATTTTCGGCCTTTGCAGCATCTCCCTATCTCGGTTGATCTGGTGTTGAGTGGCTCGGCTGATGCCGCCCGCCTGGCCGGCTCCCGCTGGCACGTAATCAGCGAGGCTGCCCGCCATGGTGTGGTGCTGGTGGTGCAGCCATGA
- the folP gene encoding dihydropteroate synthase produces the protein MADPRAPWGNRTAVMGVLNLTPDSFSDGGRLTSVAQAVGAAGRMLAQGADLLDLGAQSTRPGAEEVGPKRELARLLPALTAIRSAHPAVLLSVDTFHSAVAEAALAAGADWINDVSGGRRDPAMLPLAASAGCPLVLMHSRGDSRSMNSLASYGDVVAEVRAGLLAATEMALAAGVRPLQLIWDPGLGFAKDTDHNLDLLRGLSSVAAEGFPLLVGPSRKRFIGAVLSEPRPRARLWGTAAVCSQAIAQGARILRVHDVGPIVQVARMADALRPPQPGG, from the coding sequence ATGGCTGATCCCCGAGCCCCGTGGGGCAACCGCACCGCCGTGATGGGGGTGCTGAACCTCACCCCCGATTCCTTCAGCGATGGCGGCCGCCTCACCAGCGTGGCCCAGGCCGTGGGCGCCGCTGGGCGGATGCTGGCCCAGGGGGCAGATCTGCTTGACCTTGGCGCCCAGAGCACCAGGCCTGGCGCTGAGGAGGTGGGGCCCAAGCGGGAGCTGGCGCGGCTGCTGCCGGCTCTTACGGCGATCCGTTCTGCCCATCCCGCGGTCCTGCTCTCGGTCGACACCTTCCATTCCGCCGTGGCCGAGGCGGCCCTGGCTGCCGGAGCCGACTGGATCAACGACGTCAGTGGCGGCCGCCGCGATCCGGCCATGCTGCCCTTGGCGGCGTCTGCCGGCTGCCCACTGGTGTTGATGCACAGCCGCGGCGATAGCCGCAGCATGAACTCCCTTGCCAGTTACGGCGATGTGGTGGCGGAGGTGCGGGCTGGCCTATTGGCCGCCACTGAAATGGCTCTGGCAGCGGGTGTGCGCCCGCTGCAGCTGATCTGGGATCCGGGGTTGGGCTTTGCCAAGGACACTGACCACAACCTGGATCTGCTCCGGGGCCTAAGCTCCGTGGCAGCTGAGGGTTTTCCCCTGCTGGTGGGGCCTTCTCGTAAGCGCTTTATCGGCGCGGTGTTGAGCGAGCCCAGGCCACGGGCGCGGCTATGGGGCACGGCGGCGGTGTGCAGCCAGGCGATTGCCCAGGGGGCCCGCATCCTGCGAGTGCACGACGTTGGGCCCATCGTGCAGGTTGCCCGCATGGCCGATGCGCTCAGGCCCCCTCAGCCCGGCGGGTAA
- the tpiA gene encoding triose-phosphate isomerase — translation MRKAVIAGNWKMHMTCAETRVFAAVFRPLIADLPNDREVVIAPPFTSIPTLCRHLEGAGVQIAGQNVHWEDQGAYTGMISAPMLLEHGVSHAIVGHSEPRKYYSESDEQINLRARNAQRHGLIPILCVGESLDQRESNETERVIHRQIEQGLEEVDPASLIVAYEPIWAIGTGKTCAAEEANRICGLIRGWVGNPGVTVQYGGSVNPATIDDLMAQPEIDGVLVGGAALDPVSFARIANYGR, via the coding sequence GTGCGTAAAGCTGTGATCGCGGGCAACTGGAAGATGCACATGACCTGCGCGGAGACGCGGGTGTTTGCAGCCGTTTTCAGGCCCCTAATCGCCGATTTGCCCAACGATCGGGAGGTGGTTATCGCGCCGCCCTTTACCTCCATCCCCACCCTCTGCCGCCACTTGGAGGGTGCTGGCGTGCAGATTGCCGGCCAGAACGTCCACTGGGAAGACCAGGGTGCCTACACCGGCATGATCTCGGCGCCGATGCTGCTGGAGCATGGCGTCAGTCACGCGATTGTGGGCCACAGCGAGCCCCGCAAGTACTACAGCGAGAGCGACGAGCAGATCAACCTGCGGGCCCGCAACGCCCAGCGCCATGGGTTGATCCCGATCCTCTGCGTGGGCGAGAGCCTGGATCAGCGGGAATCAAACGAAACAGAGCGGGTGATTCATCGCCAGATTGAGCAGGGCCTCGAGGAGGTGGATCCCGCCTCCCTGATCGTCGCCTACGAGCCGATTTGGGCGATCGGCACCGGTAAAACCTGCGCTGCCGAGGAGGCCAACCGCATCTGTGGGCTGATTCGCGGCTGGGTGGGCAATCCCGGCGTCACGGTGCAGTACGGAGGGTCGGTTAATCCAGCCACCATCGACGACCTGATGGCCCAGCCAGAGATCGACGGCGTGCTGGTGGGGGGGGCTGCGCTCGACCCGGTGAGCTTCGCCCGCATCGCCAACTACGGCCGCTGA
- a CDS encoding RNA-binding S4 domain-containing protein, with the protein MKLDQFLKYQGLVGTGGEAKLRIQRGDVQVNGSIETRRGRQLALGDAVTINGREVLFMGERPADH; encoded by the coding sequence TTGAAACTCGACCAATTCCTCAAGTACCAGGGCCTGGTGGGTACTGGCGGGGAGGCCAAGCTGCGCATCCAGCGCGGTGATGTGCAGGTGAACGGCAGCATCGAAACCCGGCGGGGTCGCCAGCTGGCCCTGGGGGATGCGGTGACCATCAACGGCCGGGAGGTGCTGTTCATGGGAGAGCGGCCCGCGGACCATTAG
- a CDS encoding ABC transporter ATP-binding protein: protein MLAPPTAGFRKLWPLLKPHSRRLAAGGLCMLIFVACWPLLAWLAGQLIPAIGAGNFPLVARTIAAALGLFLVQKAAQFGQDTLLAGPALRVSQELRRGLFARLQRLEFGALEKLSAGDLTYRLTEDADRVGEVIYKTIQDTIPSALQLVVVLGYMVWLDPPLALATLLLAPVVVVLVSSFGARVMAAAERSQKQVSELAGLLGEAITGLPLVRAFAAEPWLQQRFDTEIDLHRRARYRTLKLLALQHPVVGFLEAAGILTVLLIGAARIQAGGLNSQGFSSYVAALLMLIDPISHLTTNFNEFQQGQASLQRLRAIEAEPVEAPDRPGAQPLGKVHGALVLEQVLFGYDAARPVLHNLNLSVEPGQVVALVGPSGAGKSTLFSLLLRFNTAQAGRVLLDGHNLADLRARELRRAVALVPQQSSVFSGTVAEAIAFGRPATEAAIRQAAQLANASSFIEALPQGYASRIEERGSNFSGGQLQRLAIARAVLGNPAVLLLDEATSALDAEAEEAVQRGLEQAMAGRTVLVIAHRLATVQGANRILVLDGGRIVEQGSHNELMASGGRYRDLCERQFIHLQA, encoded by the coding sequence ATGCTTGCACCGCCTACGGCCGGGTTTCGAAAGCTCTGGCCGCTGCTGAAGCCCCACTCCCGGCGCCTCGCCGCCGGGGGACTGTGCATGCTCATCTTTGTGGCCTGCTGGCCCCTGCTGGCCTGGCTGGCCGGCCAGCTGATCCCCGCCATCGGCGCCGGCAACTTCCCGCTGGTGGCGCGCACCATCGCCGCGGCCCTGGGGTTATTTCTGGTGCAGAAGGCCGCCCAATTCGGCCAGGACACCCTGTTGGCCGGCCCGGCCCTGCGGGTGAGCCAGGAGCTGCGCCGGGGGCTGTTTGCCCGGCTGCAACGGCTCGAATTCGGCGCCCTGGAAAAACTCTCGGCCGGCGACCTCACCTATCGGCTCACCGAGGATGCGGACCGGGTGGGAGAGGTGATCTACAAAACCATCCAGGACACCATCCCCAGCGCCCTGCAGCTGGTGGTGGTGCTCGGCTACATGGTGTGGCTCGATCCGCCCCTGGCCCTGGCCACCCTGCTGCTCGCCCCGGTGGTTGTGGTGCTGGTGAGCAGCTTCGGCGCCCGGGTGATGGCGGCGGCAGAACGCAGCCAGAAGCAGGTGAGCGAGTTGGCGGGCCTGCTGGGCGAGGCGATCACCGGCCTGCCTTTGGTGCGGGCCTTTGCGGCCGAACCCTGGCTGCAGCAACGGTTCGACACCGAAATCGACCTGCACCGCCGGGCCCGCTACCGCACCCTCAAGCTGCTGGCCCTGCAGCACCCGGTGGTGGGCTTCCTCGAAGCGGCCGGCATTCTCACCGTGCTGCTGATCGGCGCCGCCCGCATTCAGGCCGGCGGCCTCAACAGCCAGGGTTTCAGCAGCTACGTGGCGGCGTTGCTGATGCTGATCGATCCGATCTCCCACCTCACCACCAACTTCAACGAGTTCCAGCAGGGCCAGGCCTCGCTGCAGCGGTTGCGGGCAATTGAGGCCGAGCCGGTGGAGGCCCCCGACCGTCCTGGAGCCCAGCCCCTGGGCAAGGTGCACGGCGCTTTGGTGCTCGAGCAGGTGCTCTTCGGCTATGACGCCGCCCGACCGGTGCTCCACAACCTCAATCTGAGCGTCGAACCAGGCCAGGTGGTGGCCCTGGTGGGGCCATCCGGCGCCGGCAAGAGCACCCTCTTCTCGCTGCTGTTGCGCTTCAACACCGCCCAGGCGGGCCGGGTTCTGCTCGATGGCCACAACTTGGCCGACCTGCGGGCCCGGGAGCTGCGCCGGGCTGTGGCCCTTGTACCCCAGCAGAGCAGCGTGTTCTCGGGCACGGTGGCCGAGGCGATCGCCTTCGGCCGGCCCGCCACGGAGGCGGCGATCCGCCAGGCCGCCCAGCTGGCCAATGCGTCCAGCTTCATCGAAGCCCTGCCCCAGGGCTACGCCAGCCGCATCGAGGAGCGGGGCAGCAATTTCTCCGGCGGCCAACTGCAAAGGCTGGCCATCGCCCGCGCCGTCCTCGGCAACCCGGCGGTGCTGTTGCTCGATGAGGCCACAAGTGCCCTCGATGCGGAGGCCGAGGAGGCAGTGCAGCGGGGCCTGGAGCAGGCCATGGCCGGCCGCACCGTGCTGGTGATCGCCCACCGGCTGGCGACGGTACAGGGGGCCAACCGGATCCTGGTGCTCGATGGCGGGCGGATCGTTGAGCAGGGCAGCCACAATGAGCTGATGGCCAGCGGCGGCCGCTACCGCGACCTCTGCGAGCGCCAGTTCATCCACCTGCAAGCCTGA